The sequence below is a genomic window from Penaeus monodon isolate SGIC_2016 chromosome 14, NSTDA_Pmon_1, whole genome shotgun sequence.
tcattgtatttaaacaaaataaaattcctACGTTTATCATACGGTCACAGCTAACACGGAAAAGCACGCACAAGCATATTCAGTGATATTGTCACGTGCAAATtcaaacacacataagcacacgccCACATACAAGTCCACCATCCCTAAGGTTCGTGACGCTCTCAGAGCTTCCACCCACATCTGTACATAAAGAGGCGCATGCGCAGTCAAATGTGAAGGCTATCGTTATATTACTGATAGGTGTTCAGTTCTCCGCAGTCTTCAGGCAACCACGGGTAAGTTTACAGCCTTTTCCGCTCAGTAAACGCACGTTACGTTATCATAGATTCAgatttcagttttcctttttttctggaaatcgTATCTGTAGTGAATATGACAAATCTATCATATGAGTGACAAAGCATGATCATAAAAAGTGTAGCAAAAGGTTAGACATAAGATGTCCAAAAGAAATACAGTTACACTTTGTTCCTTCCTGACAGTCAAGATGAAGATATCGTCTCTCCTACTTGGTATTTTATTTGCCACAGTGGTATGTTCTGTTATTTTCTATCTTAGTTTTCGTCTGACATGAGAACTGAAGCCGTGAAGTATATAATGAAATTCAATTCGACGAGGTTATTTATCCATTATTGGCTGACAGATAAGTGCCAAAACATGATAGCAAATTATGGCATTCTTTAAGTCTTGTGAAAATTTCCGCTAACGAATAAACTCTTTTCATTCTGATGATAAGGCGGAATCCGGGGCAGGTCTGCTGGACGAAGGACCTACTGCAGACACGAAGCAATTCCCGAGAAAAGCGAGTTTACATCTTCGTGAGAAAAGACAAGAGCCAAGTCCTATCCTGTTTTCTGGAAGTGGTATGGCAGCACCTGTTGCCGTCCACGATGCCCACGGAGCCCAAGATAGCAATGGcaaagaaaaggaagtggagCATGATGTAGGCGTGAAAGTCGACATTAACGCTCACAAGATCCGATTTGCCTCCATCGACATAGACATAGATGTTGGTCGGTAATGTTCTCATTNNNNNNNNNNNNNNNNNNNNNNNNNNNNNNNNNNNNNNNNNNNNNNNNNNNNNNNNNNNNNNNNNNNNNNNNNNNNNNNNNNNNNNNNNNNNNNNNNNNNAACCCCACTTCTAAGGTTCATTCCTGGGAATTTCCAAGACTTGTGGggtcttttttctgaaaaaacatTTAGTCTTCCAGACAAAAAAAAGGCCTTAAAATGGcctttggattttctttttagTCCTTGGTCCCTATAAGGCCCATTCCTCAGGTTAAACCAAAAGGTTCCAGACCCCATTGGGCCCCCCCCCACTGTTGCCTTAACCTTAGGGTTGTGTTTGGTCCAAAGGTGGGGAAATGATTTTGCAACGGTTCGGGGGGTTCTGGCATTAGGGGAGGATGATTCTGGGGAAAACCCCCACAACTTGGGAGGTGTTAATGGTTGAGGGATTGCCCAAGGTGTTGAAAAAAAGGGctgtggggatgggagggggggaaccCCACCCTGGAAGGGGtggtttcccattttttcttagtGGCAATGTTGCTGTTGGAAATTAGGGTGACCTTGGGGAAATCTGAcctttttgggtgtttttctgtttcccttttcaaattagcaaaaaccattcccaaaaggcCAGGGAGCTTTTCCAAACAAATTGGGCCCTTCCACAAGGGTTTCTAGGAATtacttataaaaacaaaagaagtggGACAAAGTGCTGGTTTGTGCTTTATAAAGAGTGTGTTTTGctttttatgccaaaaaaatgtGCTGTGTTCAGcccttgttgaaaaaaaaaaacaacatggaAGGTGTTTCATGAAGTTTTGTTCCCATTTTTCCATTGGAGGTTGGTTTTTAGGTTTTTACCATTCCTTCCGGCCCGTCTTGGCCCAGGGGAAccagtgagggggggagagagatggggggtccGGTTACTTTCCCTGTTCttcctttggttttggggttggggaaagTATGATTTGTTTTCCTCTTCAAAAACCCTCAGGGGTAGAGGGGTGGAAAAGGTTTCCCAAAAACTTTGTTTGCTGAGTTTGGGGCAGTCAAGGAAAGCCCAGGGGATTgtgtgggaaaagaaaaaaaaaaaaaaaaaaaaaaactgtttttgtaggGTTTTGTCTTTAgttttccctcagagaaaaaaaagggaaacaattcTGGAGTATTTTCCAAAGGTTTTCGGGGCTGCCCTCCTTCTCTCATGTTGGAAAAGCCAAGGTCTGCCCTGGTGGTAGGGGTGTTTTTCTGGTTTGCCTTCCAGTTCaagcttggccccccagggggacTGTTTGCTGCTTTCTGGTTAGGAAAAGTCCAAAATGGTGTGTTTGCACATTCGGGGGGGGCTTgacggctagtagctcgccttgACCCGTTGCCACCGCTCCCGTAAGGGTAGTCAgggtgttaaaaaaaggaaaatttcaacCACCCAATTCCAGGCCACTTTTCCTGGGCCTGGAAATTTCTTTATTGGGGGCCCAGTTTCCTTGGGGCAAATCTGAATTTGCTTCCCTTCGGAAGGGCATAAGGTTGTCACAGAAGAttccctttttgccctttccGGGGGGAAATTGGTTTTCGAACAttggttttttccattttctgttgttgattcctttttttaaaaaaaaatttcggttttCATTTTAAAGTTGCCCCAAAGTTTTTGTCCTTTTCGAaacctctggggggggggggggaccatggCGGGAGATTTTAGGTATAAAAAGTCTTCTGTGAGGGGGGCTTTTCCTTGAAATTTAATGGCAATTTTGGATTTTAaggtttttctggtttttttaacAGCCCACTTTCCCACGTTTTTCACCTTTctgtgggggggttttatttgcTTTGTTCTAAGGGGGGACAGGGGTGGGGCCGGTTTTTTCCATTTCTGGAATTTTGGTTGGTGACATTTGAAGCTGGGGCCAGGGGGCATCCCATTTGGGGAGGAAGGTAGTAATATT
It includes:
- the LOC119580912 gene encoding uncharacterized protein LOC119580912 yields the protein MKISSLLLGILFATVAESGAGLLDEGPTADTKQFPRKASLHLREKRQEPSPILFSGSGMAAPVAVHDAHGAQDSNGKEKEVEHDVGVKVDINAHKIRFASIDIDIDVGR